ATAAGGTATTTAAAGACACAGTGGACATATTTGTTGATAGGTACAAAGACATGGACATCTCTGCTGTTGCTGGTAAATCTCTTCTCTTGCTTTCTAACTATTAGAATGTGTATCTGGTTTTTCTTGTGTATGCAAATGGAAACATTTTTTCTTTCACTGTATTAATTTCACTAAAAAAATTTAGGTTATTTCTTCTTGTTTTTGGTCCTTTCTTACTAATCATTGATGATTAAGTCATTATTCCACATTAAAATGAAGACTCTTTTTTTAAGGAAATTAAGTGTGGAATACATTTTTTaaagcataaattacttgtgTTGGATTGATTTGGAAGCTGTATTGAAGTGTATTTAAGCACCTGCCTAATTTTTTATATGACAAAATGCAATTATCTTTGAGTGTCATGACTaagtaattttggatttttcctgAGTTCTAAAATATTTTATTCAATGAGAGAGACAGTTAATTGTGTTTTTTGGTGATACAGTGCATTTGGTCAGAATTATTTAATTGTAGTATGATAGTGTTTTCCATAATGTTAGGATATTAGGAAAAATTGTTCTTCACCCTTAccaattttcaaactttttaatttcttttcctCATTTTTCACTAATGGCCAAATTACTTTATAGGAATTGAAGCTAGAGGGTTCATGTTTGGTCCATCTGTAGCTCTTGCCATTGGTGCAAAGTTTGTTCCTTTACGCAAGCCAGGAAAATTGCCAGGTATTTTAGATTGATTTTCTAAATAATCTTTAGAAATTAGAACTTCTTTTCATTATGAGGAGCACTCAATTATCAGTAATGCATCTCCTTTTTCTGGTGGAAATGTTGTGATAATTTCATGTTAATGTTAGAATTTTGCTTTCGGATTCATCTTAACTATCGAAGTCACAGTCAGTATCTTGTGATTCATCTTTTGTTCATCAGATAAGAAGATTTATCAAAGAGAACAGGATAAGAAATGGATCAACTCAAGTAGTTGATTAAAAAAGggtagcccggtgcactaagctcccgctatgcgggggtccagggaagggccggaccacaagagtctatcGTACACAGCCTTACCTTGCATTtgtgcaagaggttgtttccattCCTCGAACCCATGACCTCTTGGTCACATGGCAGgaactttaccagttacgtcaAGACTCCCTTTCAAAAGAAGTAGTTGATTAAACAAACTAATTTCATGTAGGATAGGATGTGTTCAAATTTCTTTTACTTTGTCGCTGACAGTATATTTAATATCATGCATAATATCTTTACATGCTACTGGGCTCTACCTCTATGCTGCCCATTCCATCTTGGTGTATGGTCCAGATATGGAAATTATCTTCATTGAGGATTGCTTTAAAGGCTGGTCTTGAAAAGGAAACCTTTTTAATGTTTGACTACTATTTTTGGAAAGTCTTATctcagcattgacaacattggaCAGGTAAGGTAATTGCAGAATCATATGAACTGGAGTATGGGAAAGATTGTTTGGAGATGCATGTTGGAGCTGTACAGCAAGGGGATAGAGCAGTCATACTTGATGATTTGGTAGCTACGGGTGGAACGCTCTCTGCTGCAATTAAACTTCTAGGTAACTTTTGTGACTCTGATTGTTTCTTCGTTCTTGGGCTTAGCTAATGATGTTTTCTCTACTACAATGTAGAACGGATGGGGGCTGAAGTGGTTGAGTGTGGTTGCGTTATCGGAGTGCCAGAGGTCAAGGTAGTGTTTACTTATCATTCTCTTTGACTTTGCTTTGtatattttgagatttgaaaCAATTTGTTAATCAATGCAAACTTTTGTTGAAGGAAAGTAACTGTTTTTAGGCTTTCGTGTGTTTTTCATGAAATTTGCTACAAGTTACATAAAAAATGATAGAAAGAAGTCCAAAAGAACTACTAAAAGTAGCCCCCCCCCGGGTTAGCTCAGATGTCAAAAGTTGAGGGACTTGTGTTTTAGGTCACATGTTCGAGCGTGCACCAAGCGAACTAACTCTGGTATTTAAGTGAAGGGTAGAAGGGTGAGCCCATTATCCCTGAGTTTCAAAGGCTGCGTTTGGTTCAAACAGTTGGCTCCAGACGGATTTCCTTTGGTcatcagaaaaagaaaaaaaagaaattactGAAAATATACTTTGTTGGCATTTGTTCTTTCAGTTTTTTATGATTGAAAAGAATAAATATCCTTACCGGTTTCCTTGGCATGCAATAGTTATTGCCTACAGAAACTAGATCTCATCTGCAAATCTCATAAATAAATACTACATCTGCCCTACTGCTGTTCAAATTTAATACTCTTGAGATGCTAACTAGACAAGCTCAGTTTACTACTCTTTTTCGGTAATGGAATTTAGGATGTTTAGGAAACGGAGATACTTATTCAGTGGcgaatataatttatttccaataggTGTTTTTATCACTTCATTTTTGTTGGAATTTTATACAGTCTGAGCTCTGAATCATCTGTTTTGTGCAGCATAATTTGcaagtttttttttcttgttcGTCTAATTTTTCTCCGCGTTTCAGGGGCAAAGTAGGCTAAAGGGAAAGCCTCTGTATATTCTAGTTGAACCGCGGGAACTAGAAGACTCTTGATGAGGTACACCTTGtcattttcttcctaaattcagtTTAAGGAACAAATTATAGTTCCTAGCTATCTTGTAATTTGCATATAAGTAGATATAAGTGTTCGCTGAAACAACACTTGAATTTGGTTTTCTTGTTCTTCTCGCCATGTTGTCTGTGCCTATTTTGATTCTTATTTTGACAGGCTAGTTCTTTACTATTAGTAAgagaaaatgatcaaaaatcaGTTTTCATTGACTGATCTATTGAAGCTAACTATGAGGAAACTTATCCGCGCGGGTTAAGTGATAAAAATgacatgagaatgtgtattaattAACTATGGTTGTGATAGCaatatatgtaaaaaaaaaaacatgtCCTGTACTTATTGAAGTGGTATAAACATCGGGTGCGAATAAGTATTTTTCTGCTAACTATTGCCATTGGTGATTCAAATTGTTTGTATTCATCGCTGTTTTCATCAAAATCAAGATTCATGATTTATATTGTCTTTTGTTCTATTTGTAGATATGTGAATCCTTAGATTGATTTCTGTCAAGAAGAGATGATGCCGATGAGAAAAATCACAGCTGTTTGGTTGACCGATGCTCAAATTTTGGTTTCCATTTATCATTTGTTGGctattcttctttttttcatATGGTTCTTTCAGTTTCATGATTAGTTAAATTTCATTGTTTGAGATTTTCTTGTAAAAGCTGACTGAAAATGTGCCATGACAGAAGCTGGGTTTGACCATACATTGTTCTATCTAATTTACTTGATGCGAttcatttttaaataatattctaCCATATTTTTATTCAATTAAACATTAGTTCTAGCATTTGTTGTTTGGTGTTGACTGTTTAGATTGTTTGCTGACATGATTATTCTGATTTCTTAATCGTCATATGAAATTTGGTGGACAACTATGGTTAACTCTTGCAAGAACGGTAGTAGAAGAGTGTAGCACACCAATTAAATCGACTTTAAGTTGTGTGCATTGACGAACAAggttttttatattatcataacAGGCACCTTTTATAACGAGCTCGTTAAGTTGTTCTGATATTGTAGAATTCTTGGGCACTTCCAACTTTACGTTATATACATAGCTGTACCAGCCCCAACATTGGTAACAGTCCTTTTGAATTTTTTCACCACCACCCAAGGGAAGTTTCCCTCTTTAGGCTATACTCATATAAGGCAATAAATTATGGGTAAATGAGATAAAAAGATGGATTTGAGAAGTTGTAACTAACTGATGATCTTGCAATGGTTTCATGGAGCATAGAAGATTCAGTCATGAGAAGTAGGATTATATATTACTAATCCTGGATCCACAGCACGATTCGGATCAACATGTCCTGCTCCGATGCCTAATGGCGTTGTGGGCTATTGTTGTCCAAATCAATGATGGGGTTTGAAGTGCTGCCTAAGTAGGTTCACACCTTCATGGTGATAGCTGATGGACTCCAATCTGGATGCACAACTTTTGGCATGGCAGCAATTCCAGTAGCATGAGGACAGGACATGGATACGCCTGACTGAAGAAAGTACTCATATTCTAATTCTGTGCTGGTGCAGTTGCCAGTTGCACATATAATACAAGGCCAGGCTCCTAAGACTGACATGCATGGTACCATTCTCGCTGCAGCAGAAACTAAGACCCCCTTCAGCATGGCACCAAAAGAGGCAATTGCTATAGAATCTTTTCATATCATGGAGTAATTCAGTACCTAAGAGAAATGGATATTCTGTCAACACTATCTGCAACAGCCTGATCCATACCAGTAAGATAATTCGAGGTATAGCTTCCTTCTGTCCAGGTCACCTCGTAAATAGCCAGCATAGCATGTGGAGCAACTCCTCATGCTGTTGCTTTGGCATATCCATAGTACGGAGCAGATTGAGCATAGTTTCCAGCAGCAATGGAGGCTAGATGTGTGCCATGACTAGAACTATCCCTGGCAGAATTAATGGAAATGTTCACACTAGGATTAGCTGccaaattgattgaaataaatcgCCCCAACGAGTTTCCTGTTGCACATCAAAGAATTGAAATCCGTCCCCTCACAATAAATTCCTTCCACCTTTTTTGGGATTTCAGGTGTATCATCATCCCTAAAGCTAGCATATTCTGGCCAGAAGACGGGTTGAGCTTCAAgaaccataggaatataggagcTTTCAGCAGAATGTTGGCCAGCGAAAAGAGGATCAGCAGTTTTGATGGAATCAATGATGGAGCAATGCTACTTGGAGAACTCAAAGTGGACAATGTAATTGGTTCTCTCTGCAACACAGAAAAGAGGAGCAAACagaaatcatcaaaacaaaaacCAAGAAATTTTGCCCACCCCGTGAATGATCTCTGTCTGGTTTCTAGAGCTATGCCGCCATTAGTCAAACATGCATCATGCATCAAAAACCAACTGAAGTTTTGTATTGAGCCATAGTTTCCAGATCATATTCCATGGCCATTGTGCAGAGCTAGATTCACCCTCATTAAGTACTCTATAGTATGAGTTGACTGTGACGTGGATACTGCTGGTCCATTTCCAGAGATTCCTAAACGTCTTGATCTGCCCAACTCCAGAATTAGTTGATCCATGTTAGTTACTTCCAAGTCAAAGTAGTTTCTTCTAAAATCACACACCATTGACTTCCTGATCTACAATGGGCAATAGTTGCTTTAACTTGTTCCACAAAGCAAAAAAGATCTGGATATTTCAGCTTCAGGGGTCTGTGTTCAAACCTTGCATCTTGCTGTTGTGGGAGCATGTTGGGCCTCAAAGACACTTAAAAAGATATTTCTTTAttttgtgcacaaaatttgaggatCCATGTAGGTAACTGGCAACTTGAAGTGGAATGTGTATCAACAGGTTTTGAAAGGAATCTGCAAGAACTATCAGATACTTGATTTATACCTTCAGCAAGGTGGAACATGAGCTGTCAACTGGGTATTAACATCTTAAATATAGCAGATTATGCAGGAATAATGAGTATGTAATCTTACCAGCTGAAATGAAAATGCAATCACCTGAAGTTATTAAAGGGTTTTGGTGAAACTGAAGGACTTGCTCATCAGATTGAATCCCTTTTGCTTAGGGTCAGGTACCTCGCTTTTTGTTATTACAAAAGTAGCTAATCCTCTCAAGACTTGCATAGACACCCAGGATGATCTCTTAAAATGATACATACAAGACTGTAGAAGGGGTTGAGGAATATTTCTTCCACAGAAAGCATAGAGTTGCATTAATTGTTTTCAAACTGCCCATCAAGCAACGGACCAGATATTTGCGTCTTGTTTTCGGTAACCTTTCCTTGAGCAGAATGCAGTAGTTTTCAtcgattttgatattttttaaagGCCACGTTCTGATTTCAGCAACTTTTGCAAAGTTCCAGTTCCAATCCCACAATTACGTTTTACCAATAATCTTTACAAGAGCAAGATCCATTGGTGAAATGGTGAAACCGGCTACGATCTCTAACAACTATCTCGCGATCAAAGACTTTCGATATTAGTTTTATGGCAAGGTGGCAATCAGCACAGACCCTTAAGTTCTTCACAATTCTAATAGAGGTCCCAGGCGGTGTACTGATCAACATAAATGCAATTGCAATTTTTTCACTATGGTACGCCAAAGCAGTCTCTTTCTCCTCTTCTTCTATGTCAGCAAGCACATTGGATGTATGAGGGACATAACCTTCCAATCTCAACAATCTAGTCATTTCCACAAGCATAGTATATATAGCCTCAGTTTTAGGATGGGTTCTATCTCCCATAACAAATTCATGCACACGATTACCCAACTCAACGAGACTATGCCCGGGGACTTTCTTTACCCCTTCTTTAAGCATAGTTCTCCTCAGTTTATGCACATCTGACCATCGCCTTTCGGCTGCATAAAGGTTCGAAAGGAGCACATAATCTCCAGAATGTTTAGGTTCTAACAGCTTAAGGTGATTTCTGGTCATCTCAGCTAGAGCTAAATGACCATGTATTGAGCAGGCACCGAGTAATGTTCGCCAAATCACCGCATTGGGTTGCAATGGCATGTCTGTAATATACTTGTACGCCTTTTCCACTAAACCAGCCCTTCCTAATAAATCAACCATGCAGCCATAATGTTCAATTTTTGGCttaattccaaactccttttgCATCCTTTCAAAGTAAGCAAAGCCTTTGTCCACCAAACCACAATGGCTACAGGCATATAACACCCCAACAAATGTGATCTCAGTAGGAACAAATCCTTTTCTTTCCATTTCCTTGAAAAGCTCAAGTGCTCTCTCACCAAACCCGTTAACAGCCAAACCTACAATCAAAGAGGTCCAAGAAACTACACTATCCTCCTCCAACTCATCAAAAACTTGCTCTGCCTCTTTTACATTCCCACATTTAGCATAAAGATCCAAAAGGGCATTTGCAGCATGTAAATTCTTATCCAATCCCACCTTCAACATAAACACATGCGCCCTTCTGCCCAAATCCAAAGCACCAAGCTCAGCAGAAGCAGTCAACAAACTAACCAAAGTAAACCCATCAGGCTTAACACCTTCAAAAACCATTCTCCTATAAAGGGTCAACGTTTCATTAGGTCGACTATTCAAAGCATACCCATTAATCACTGAATTCCATGCCACAAGATTCTTGTCAGACATTTCCTCAAACACCTTATGTGCATTCTCAGCTTGACCAATAGCTCCATAGAAATGAACCAAAGAATTCTGAACAAACACCAACGATTCAAACCCATTTCTAATTGTAATGCAATGGACCTTTTCTCCTTCCCTAACATCAATCACCTTCGCAATAGCTTTTAACACAAAAGGGTATGTATGTGTGTCAGGTGCAACAGAATTCACACACATTTTATTGTGTATTTCAATAGCTGGATACGGGTTTTCACTCTCAGCATAACCTCTAATCATTGTATTCCAAGTAAAGATATTTGGAAATtgaatttgattaaagattttcTGGGCGTAGCGCATCGGACCTGAAAGGGAAACTAGAGAGAAAATCAAGTACTTGCCCATTTCTGGGCTTGACAAAGGGATGCCACGTCTGATGGAAAATGCATGTACTTGCTTGAATTTGTAAGTTGAAGAGGCACATGAAAGCAAAAGGGCAATGCATTTTTTCAGAATGTATGGTTTTGTGCTCTCTCCACTGTTGTTATGTGATTGCATGTCATTCATATTTTCAGAATGTATAGTGGGGCAAACTATTTGTCTATATGTAGTGATGATAACAATTTTCAAATTTAACCTCGTATAATGTATTTTCTGGTAACTTGCCATTGTtacttgttattaatattgcttttttcatttatttttctgGTTCTTAGGTTGCTAGTACTATCTTTCTATACGGTTCCATAGTTGAGTGTCTATCGggaacaacctctctactccacTAGGATAAGAGTAAGATATGCGTGTACATTACCATCTAGTCAATGAAGTTGAATTAGGAAGTGCATTTGGTCGGTTCGCGTAGTTTAAAATTAATTTGTGATTCGATTCATTTTGAATTAATTTGATTCTCTTTGGAAGGTTTTTTTGTGCATAAATAAATACTTGATTACCAAACTAAAAATGtttgattttttatttgaaatcaaggaaaaaaatatttaacaTTAACtagataaaaaggaaaaaataatatcCAAAGCAAaggaattaaaaaaaagaaaagaaaatggaaaGAGGGAACAAACAAGTCGTCCAAGAGGAAAAGCAAAGTTTAGCTTCTGCTAATATgagaaaaggaaaatttttgacAGGCACTCATTTAACATATactcatttttttaaaaagtttttacTTGTACTCACTTTTTAAACAACTTCATcctctttctcctcctcctcctttgtcttcttcttcttcttttttgggtgacaatgattttatatgatgtttgtgaacatattttaagaTAGTTTATGATGTTTTATAATGGTGAGCTGTTATGacgctttattttttactattgcttagggtttcttcttcttctttttcgtaattgcaaaatgggttcattagatttattgttgttttgacaaattgatgattggggtTTGTTGCCGATGATATttgaggttatgtttcaaatttgaccTCATTTGGAATAGATTTAagtattaaatcgtatattggattgttataattcgaagaacaaatttttgtttctgggcaatttgcacttcaagcctatttggccttaagtgcataaaaatgttggttgcacttcaggcctatttggccttaagtgcattaaAACGTTTGTTGCAATtcaccttttggccttaagtgcatctgaagtgcaatttttcacttcaaacttattggtctttaagtgtagcaaaacgtttgttgcacttcagaccttttgaccttaagtgcatctaaagtgcaatttttcacttcaaacttactggccttaagtgcatgaaaccattggttacacttcagacctatttggccgtAAGTGCATGTGAAgtgcaaattttcacttcagacttatggacttaagtgaatgaaaacgtttgttgcacttcaaattttttggctttaagtgcatctgaagtgcaatttttcacatCAGACTTATTAGCCTTAAGTTGCACTTTAGGCTTATTAGcgttaagtgcatgaaaccattggttgcacttcagactaattttttttaacttcataCCCGATAAGTGTGAAGTTGATCGTAAATGTGGGTACGCTTGCAAACTTTTTTGCAAAATGGGTATAGgttcaattgtgaccccaaaatcgggtatagatgcaaaagccCCTGAAAAAAAGTGGGTATCGATCTTGGGCCTAAAGCCTGGTAGGGGGGATTTTAACCATGCCACCTACAATCACTTTGTGACTAGGGGTGCCATTCTTTTTTATCTCCTTTTTATAACGTTTTTTTACGTGATGTACCAGTACCTACATGAAATTTTACCCGAGCTACCGGATGACATACCACCCCAATTCCTCTGCACAGATCCGCCTCTGACCTCGTATACTGCATACACGTCTTGGGGAGTTTAACGAACTTGACTTGCACAGTGTTTCGAGCCTTTACTTGCAATGAGTTATAACAAAACCCAAGTTCCACATCCTAGTTGGCTAAAAATATGGGTTAAAAATACTAGGTTGCCCCTTAAATATATTTCTGAGTCGTCTTGGTTCTCTAAGTTTGCCAAGAATGAGCACTTTGATCTGTGTTACATACTTAACAAACTCTGACTATTAAATTTAATAAAAATTGTAAACAAAATGAAATATTGTATCAAGTTTGAGGGGTTGTCGATGTATTTGGCCTATACAAATTGTTGGAATTGATGTTGATTAAATGGTCTCTCTTGAGCcgaaggtctatcggaaataTTCTCTACCTTCAAGGTAAGGGtgaggtctgcgtacacactatcctccctagACCCCATTTGTAGGATTATACTGAATTTTttgatgttgttgttgatgatgctgATTAAATGATTATCTCTGTTGATACACAAAGTCAACAAGGTGAATCTATTTTCAAACCATGTTCGCACTGCAGTATGGTTTGTGCTCTAT
The DNA window shown above is from Nicotiana tomentosiformis chromosome 8, ASM39032v3, whole genome shotgun sequence and carries:
- the LOC104105061 gene encoding adenine phosphoribosyltransferase 5 isoform X1 — protein: MFAAENGLKGDSRLQGISEAIRVVPDFPKPGIMFQDITTLLLNHKVFKDTVDIFVDRYKDMDISAVAGIEARGFMFGPSVALAIGAKFVPLRKPGKLPGKVIAESYELEYGKDCLEMHVGAVQQGDRAVILDDLVATGGTLSAAIKLLERMGAEVVECGCVIGVPEVKGQSRLKGKPLYILVEPRELEDS
- the LOC104105061 gene encoding adenine phosphoribosyltransferase 5 isoform X2, translated to MFQDITTLLLNHKVFKDTVDIFVDRYKDMDISAVAGIEARGFMFGPSVALAIGAKFVPLRKPGKLPGKVIAESYELEYGKDCLEMHVGAVQQGDRAVILDDLVATGGTLSAAIKLLERMGAEVVECGCVIGVPEVKGQSRLKGKPLYILVEPRELEDS
- the LOC104105059 gene encoding pentatricopeptide repeat-containing protein At4g21065 is translated as MNDMQSHNNSGESTKPYILKKCIALLLSCASSTYKFKQVHAFSIRRGIPLSSPEMGKYLIFSLVSLSGPMRYAQKIFNQIQFPNIFTWNTMIRGYAESENPYPAIEIHNKMCVNSVAPDTHTYPFVLKAIAKVIDVREGEKVHCITIRNGFESLVFVQNSLVHFYGAIGQAENAHKVFEEMSDKNLVAWNSVINGYALNSRPNETLTLYRRMVFEGVKPDGFTLVSLLTASAELGALDLGRRAHVFMLKVGLDKNLHAANALLDLYAKCGNVKEAEQVFDELEEDSVVSWTSLIVGLAVNGFGERALELFKEMERKGFVPTEITFVGVLYACSHCGLVDKGFAYFERMQKEFGIKPKIEHYGCMVDLLGRAGLVEKAYKYITDMPLQPNAVIWRTLLGACSIHGHLALAEMTRNHLKLLEPKHSGDYVLLSNLYAAERRWSDVHKLRRTMLKEGVKKVPGHSLVELGNRVHEFVMGDRTHPKTEAIYTMLVEMTRLLRLEGYVPHTSNVLADIEEEEKETALAYHSEKIAIAFMLISTPPGTSIRIVKNLRVCADCHLAIKLISKVFDREIVVRDRSRFHHFTNGSCSCKDYW